Within Xiphias gladius isolate SHS-SW01 ecotype Sanya breed wild chromosome 14, ASM1685928v1, whole genome shotgun sequence, the genomic segment cttctctgtctcctcaaccacttctttctctctttcctccaaTTTCTcccattcctcctcctcatctgctGTCATCTCCTCCCCTGTCCCTTCCTCTACTTTCTCAACAGATTCCTTGTCACTTCCTTTCTCTGCTTCCCATTCATCCTGCCCTTCATCATCTTCCTTCGCTGCCTCCTCTTTTGTTTCTgcctccctttcttctcctgtgttttcaaggtcattaccatcatcatttatctcttttctttccccatcatctctgtctttccccCCTTCCCTATCCTCCACAACCTCATCTACCTGGTCTATGTCTTCCCTTTCTTCCGTCTCATTTTCTTCAACTTTTAGGGcctcatctctttctgtctgcgATACTTCTGAATCTTTCACGTCAAGGCCTGTTTCCTGAACTTCATCAGGTTCTTGCTCTGACTCTCTCATCATCTTTGCATGTTCAGGATATACcggtttcattttatttaagtcaTCTATATCTCCATCATCATTATCCTGGTATTTTTCAGTAATGTCCTCAACTATGTAGGAAGTTTCATGATCTgttgacttttttatttcatcattgcATTCATCGATAAATTTTTCCACATCTTCCTCTGTATCGGACtggtttttttcagtttctatgAAAGTGCTCTCATCCACAGGGTAAAAACCTCTAGCTTGTTGGATTGTTGAAGAAATTTCAGCTCTGAGGTCCGGCGGCATGTTCAGCTCCTCCATCAGCTCATCAATACCCAGATGCTGATCCTCAAATACATCACCTCCTTCGGATACAACATCCAGGGCAAACTCAGTTTCTGAAACTTTAGGAGAAAGTGGTTCACTTTCAAGCCTTTCCCTCAAAATCTGGAAATCCTTCCAACGTTCCCTAAAGTTAGAAGATGCGCTGCTTCGCAGATCTGTCAGACTTGCCCTCTGCTCTTCCTCGTTCTCCATGGCAGAAATCTTCTGCAGGGATTCCATTATTAGCATGGCCTCGGAGTCGCTTCTTGATTGGTTATCGTCTCCTGGCGCAGAGTCTGTTAGGCTATCTCTCAGAGTCATCACTGACAAGAATGACAGAAATGCTTTGCATGACGATCCGAACACTGAAGCTACTTGTGTTGAGAAATCAGGAAGGCTGTTGGACTTCTCGAGATTGGATGTTGTGTTGGTGTCGGACGCCCTTCTGATGCACTGGATCGATGAACAAAGTTTCTGCAGGACAGGTTTTATCTGTGCTTTGGGACTTAAAATGTTGGACGTAGATGAAGTTGATTCACTGGCAGTTGGACCGATGACCTCTGCAGACTTATGTGCCCTcagtttgttttcctgttgtacAGGATCAACCCTGACACTTGGCATTGAAACACATAAAcctcttgttttctgttcattgtACAGCAAAGATGTTTCTGGCCGTTCATGGTAATGAGGAACTGATAAACAAGAAGCAGATTTCTTGACAGCATCACCAGACAATGGGACATTTTCATCTGAATTAGTCTGACATTCGCTCTTTTCATCTGATTCAGACCCACCACCTATCTGAAAAACAACCTGTGATGGAAGTTCTGATTTGTCTGGGTTGTCCTCAGTGTATGGCACCTGGTCTTGGCTGACTGTCTCCAACCAGTTCTCAACGTATTGGTGGATTTCAGAGGGAGTAGGATTCAGGGAAGGCATTGAAACACTCTCACTTAACTGTAAAGATTTTTTAGATGATGATATTCTGTTTTCAGTCATGGATTTAGGTTTGCTTACTGTCTTTTTGCCTGGCAGAAGGGATTTTTTAGGTTGTAAAATGACTGGcatgttctttttcatttgagGCCTTCCAGTTGGACTATTTACATTAGGGCCAATGTCTTTAGCAGCCACTCCATGCTTCATTGTTTGTCTCTTAGGTGGGGTCCTTTTCGTGTTTTCAGTGCTAAGTAATAAGGCTGAGTCCTCCCTGGGTGTCTTCTCATCTTTAATTGATTTCTTAGATTGGGGCTTTTCTGCTTTCGTTTCCGCTCCTTTACTTTTTTGAGCACTTTTAACACTTTCTGATGAGCTcaaactctgtttttttcccacactgGTATTGCTGCTGAGCTTGTCAGTAGATgaatatttgctatttttggGGGGGCTTATTATGCTCTCCTTTAGCTTTTTATCTGAGCTGCTTGTTGAAATCGAACCCTTGTGATTACTAGCAGGTTTTATCATCTTTTTATTCTTCacacttttgtcattttttacagtCTCCTCAGTTTGGGAGTTTGTTGCTGTGTGGGCGTCAATCTTAGTCACTGAAGACAGACTGTTTGTAATCATATGTGTTGGAGATATCGGCTCCGATGACAATGATAacatctcctctttctgtctttgtagtGAGTCAGCAGTGGGTGGCTGCCAGCTAAAATCACTGTCATTGCTGGATGAACGAGGCCCTGATTCAGTGGAAGGTTTGCTATCTGGTGCCAGAGCGGAACCATGCAAAGGTACGCCATCTGCGCTATATTCCTCGTTTGCAAAATAGTTGTCGTAGCAGCCTTCACTCTCATAGATATGCATCACAGTTTCTGTAACTTCCATCCCATTATTCTGTATCTGAAGGACCTCAGCTACTCCTGACGACTTGAGGGAGGAGTGGGAGCCTTTGTTGCTTGCTCCTGCAGATGCCGTTTTCCGAGGCTTTGGGATTGGCcggttgctgctgctgctgtgtctgacAACACAGTACCCCTCAGTTGTCTCACCATCGGCCATCCTCTCCATGTAGGAATAATGTCCCAGGGTGCTCTCTTGCACCCCTGACTCTGTCACCATCTTAACACTCTCAACAGACGACTTCTTCTTAACATGTCGAGGGCCTGGCGTAGAAGTGCGTTTGaaacttgtttttgcttttcccAAAGCTGTTGAAGTGTAGCCCTTGTATACTTGCTCGTCATTAAAGCCGATGCCCTTTCCAGTTCCAGTGGGATGGTTTTCCTCTTTAGTTTCATCCACACTGATGCTAGAGGAGTCTTTGGCAACGGCATTGTTTGAGTCAGGTGAGCTGTTGCCCGACTCAGAAATCGAGGCACAAACTGTCCTCTTGCTAAGGCTGGAGCGGCTCAGTGTGGTAGTCCAGTGGAGCATCTCCTCCTCTTTAAGGGTCAGACGCACTTTCATTTCTACAGTCATGCTGCCATCTTGATTCACACGGAAAGACTTTTCAATGTCATCGTCCTGAGGTAATATGCAAGTATGATCTTCATTATCTACCCTCCCAGTTCCACGTTTGTCCGTGGATGTGTGATGCTGGATGACTTCTGCTTCATATGATCCATTATGGCTCTGCAGTTGGCTGTTCATGCTTCCATTTCGAGATGAGTTTATCTGGTTTACAATATATCGCTCAGATGATAAGGAGAAGTTTCTTGAGCCTCTTCCACTTGAGAAAGATTTGTTGTTCTCTTTGGTTGGAGgtgtttgatgaaaataaagGTGTTTGAGAAAGaaggtggagacagagagagaaaaaaatattttaggtAATTAAAAAACATCATGTAGTATTCATATAAGTTTGGTAGGaatatttaaaagaatagtttgacattttaggaaatacccTTATTCGCTCTCAAGCTGATAGTTAGATGAGGACAGCGATACCACTCTCAGATCTGTCTGTTAAagatgaagctacagtcagcagccaATTCagttagcttagcgtaaagactgaaaacagagggaaacagctaacctggttCTATccaaattctaaaaaaaaaaaaatctgcctaccagcacccaACTGGTCTGGCAACCAGCTGAGACTTTGGGAAATCAGCGCTCCGGGGCCAATAAAAAAGACCAGCACATAACCATTACGCCAACACAACTTGTCATTGCTACTGTTCAATTTTACAAGATATACGGTGTTAATTGATATTTACATGTGCTAGAAAGTGTATTTTGTTgcctctggacagagccagagtAGTTTCCCCCCATTTCCAGTTTTAATGCTAAACTATGCTAATAATTTCATGACTTAGTGTATAGACATcaaagtggtatcaatcttctcgtctGACTCTTGGCAAGACAGCAAAATGTGGTACAATGCCTTCACAGGGTCTGTTACATTTAATTGGAGTCAAAGCAGTAAACTCAGTGATACACATCTCAAAACCAGGGcagataaaaccaaacctaTTTGCAGTGGCTAGCTACCACTAGAAATACCTGAGTAAATCCAACAGCAAAACATTACTGAATTTCACATAAGTAGTACACTTTCAGACCATTTTAGATACACAGAAGTGGATGGGCTTATACTTTCTTTTATCTGTTATGTCACAAAGATCACTAGctccttaaaaaataaactaaatagtATAAAAGTTTCTGCATAACTCCACGTGGCACTACATGTTTTAATGCATACGTCTGAAGACAAACTGCATGTGTCCAAACAGTACAatcttccatctgtctgtcaagttttcattgttttgacagTTCCTAGCTCTTACCATCACTCACTATGCTGTCCTAAGAATACCAAATGGACCTTTTCATGAATATCGGCATGTGACATACTTTAGAGTTTACCCACAGAACTTATTAAAACTTACGATCTCTGGGCTGCAGCATAGATGGCTCCACAGTTTCCATGTACATCGCCTGTGACATCTGGCTCGTTCTGTGAGAACTGTAGTTCGCTAATCTGAATGGTTCGGTCCCAGCTGCCACAACAACTCCAGAGCACAAGATAAGTGTAGCAAGACCATCAACctgaaagaagaggagaaattaGTTTAACATGTCAGTCAAAGTCTAAGGAAACAATTGtctaattaaatgaaacattacaGTAGTTACTTTGAATTGGCCACCTACATACTTTATAAGCAACCACTGTAAGACATGCAATGTAAGTATTGCACCCCTGTGCTCTTCCTTTAAAACTGAGTTTAACATTCAGTTTGGACTTTCACTTGCATGTTGATGCTATTTTTTTATCCCATATGTTATCATAATACAGTTCAGACATCACTGATCACAGGCAGTTCTAAAAGTGTATGATGTATTCAAAGGTTCTCTGTACTCATGACCTTTAACGGGGAGCTTTTCATTGAACCTATGGGATTACAGAGTGATAACTCACTGGGGGGTAGAGCTTTTGATGCACTGCTTAGCACTTCTTCGAATACTTATTAAGAGTAGCGTAACAGGGTGAAAGTCCTGATTCTAAATCCCTGAGATATTTATGagttacagtgaaaataaagtaCTTTTTGATGCCATTTAAAATACATTGCTTTTATAGTCTTTGAAAACATAACTGTTTTGGTGTGATATGGTCAGaacttcaaaaacaaacatttaagtAGACCTTGAGTTCAAAAAATTTTGTCTGCTGAGCCAACATGGATGAAATTCCTAAAAAGTCCACAGAGTAAAGGAAAGTTAGAGCATCTACAATTGTGTGAAATCAAGGCAAAATCCATCTGCTGACTAGGACCATGTGATACAGTCGAAAGCTCTGGAACAAGCAAGTTAGAAGACCTTGACTTGAAAttgttttgacaattttttttttctcaagatcAACGATGAACTTTTAAACTCAAAAAACTGATTTAAGGGATGATGTACATGCTACATGCTACACtgatgtgtgttcatgtctgtctgcctacagctttttttcagcctaatagCTAAAGAGATGATCCTATTTGTGTGACCCTGACATACCTTTGATTAAAATAGCCTTAGGTATCCTTAGATACAAACTAAATTCAAGGACAACTACTGTGGAGCCGTGGATTCACACGCCATGGTGCTAACTGAAAAGTCACAAAAACCTTTCCTAGTTTGAAAAGAGgtgaaaaatacaatgaaatgaaaaagacaaattctAATCCTGTgtcaaaaaatcatttttgagtATTCTTATATCAAAATCCCTCtcatttctcttcctgtaaAACATAGAATTATTTCCGCTGACTTACAGGGAACTCTGAGGTGGTTATATAAATTTATCCAATCAAATTTGATTTGGGGTGACTAACCCATCATTCAAACCAGCACTTGACCCTTAGCTAGTCGGTAGCTAGCAGAGCAAAGAACTAGAAGGTGTGTTTTGATTCGGTGAgcaaaaactttgtttacatttcaaaagaatGTGGCTGAGGTCCAATTATTTATTCCTCCCTCGACCTACCCCTGATCCAACAGTGCAGATGAGGTGTGGGTGGAGGTGAACAGTCCTCTTCAGCCCCCGATCGAGCTGTATTCACTAAGACACAGAAACTTTCAACAATGCAATCAAATCTGAAGGAtctgatttaataataataactaatacCCCACCCACATATTCAGTTTCACTCGTTACACTACTGAAGCTATAAATGTTCTAGCTTCCATTTCACTGTGACTATAAAGGAATACATTTATTCGCTTTAAAACCAAAGTGAAATGCTTATTCAgtttgataccactctcgtcTCTGTCCATTAaacatgaagctggagccagcagccgattagcttaatttagcataaagactggaaacagggagaaaagcTAACCCGGCTATGTCTGACGGTAACATAGTCATCCTACCATTCCTggtaaagctcactaattaacacgttgtATCTTGTCGGTTTAATccacaaactgaaatgtaaaaacaacaaattgtggTTTTGTGGCATGTGGTGTGTGGGAgtatttcttggccaggtgcAGTGACTTTCTGGAGTATCCCCTGGTTGCCCTTTTACcagctttatgctaagctgagcGAGCTGGCTTCTGTCTTGATAAgatattgatcttttcatctaactctctacAAGAAAGCacaataagcatatttcccaaaatgtcaagctacTCCTGTCATGACATATTTGCAGATATTTAGACCACTTTATTTAGACCAGATAAAGCTAACGTTTCACCCATTCCAAAAAAGGCAGCTTCTGCTTATAAAATTTTCAGGAGTGACTTTAAACTAACACTGATCCACCATCATTCACATTTTCAGATTACCAAACACTTACTCTTCTGCCATCTGTAGAGTAGAGTTTCAGCACTGGGAACTGCAGGATCTGAGAAAGGTAATCCAGCAAAGCGTCAAATGTTGGTGCAGTTCTTCTCTGCAACACAATTGTGCGTTTAACAGTGGGATCCCTATTCTTGATGACCACAAGTCTCTTTGGTGTCCGTACTGCCACCCTCGTGGTGACCTTTGCTGGCCTGTTGGTGACTTCAGTCCTTCTGCTAAACTGACCAAACTGGAGTCCTTGACGCCTTCGTCGCCCTGCGCTGAGGGGTCTGGTGGTATTCCACGGTACCTGCCGCCGGTTCACTTCATCTAAGTTTAACGGCTTCACCCGTTTCTGATCAGAACACACATAAGATCCCCCGTCGTTTAAGTCATCGAGACCCTTAACAAGGTGGGTCCCGCGAGGAGTGGTGATGGTCCTCACTCCAAAGGGTAGAGGCACTTTCTTGGACAAAGCGTCCAGTAGAGCATCAAATGTCTTGAAGGTGCGGGCATTGATGACCATGCGGTGCCCACTGAATTTATAGTCACCGCTTTTGTAGAAACATACTCGTTTAGAAGCTGAGGGATCAGAGATGGGCTGTAAGGGTTGGGAAGGTAATGTCTGCCCACTGCCAGAGGACAGTCCCTGGGCAACTGGGTCCTGGATGGGTGTGTTGCTCATTTTGTGTGGAGGTAGCTAGAAAGAAAGtacagagggggagagacttGTTACTGGAGTTCAGATTAGCACAAGGTGAGCTTCCAAAGGGATACACCTCCCCTGTTCCTCCATATATATTTTGAGTGTTTGAAAACTAGTTTCACTAAAATGTGGCTACACTGCTTCCATGTATTTTCCTCACTGAAACACTGAGGCTCTGCTGGAAGTAGTCTGTTATGAAAACTTCATCATTAAAACCACTGTAAATTACTGATTTCAAGGTGACCACAGCCCCTGTCCTCCAACACTGAGGAACCTACCAACTGCCACCCTTCAAGCCAGCAGGTAGTGAATATTTGTTactcaaaagacagattttggGTTGAGTCTAAGTTTTTATTTAGGATTTGCACATTATCTCATGGTTTTTACCTCGAAAATGAGAttgcttttctctctgaaaaGAACCACATTTGACTCCTAGCTTGACCAGATTGTTTGTTACCCTGactattttctctctgttttgatgAGTCCAACATATATAAAAGGGTGTGTTTCCAGCTGTTGCTtagtacagtattttaaaattttaactttaCTTATAAACAGTGGAACATATGAAATCCCCCATCACATCAGGTTTCCATAGACTCTTGAACAGCCTCTATTTAAAACAACTCTTAACATTTAGTGACAAGATATCCCATTGTAAagactgtgcacacacatgtgATTTTTGATCTTTAAGAATTTacccatttttttctaaaaaaaaataattaaaaaataattaaccaCACATTCTTGTATACgtttttgtaaaaaatgatAGTCATACTATAACCCTGCATGAAAAGCAATCCTATACAAAAGACACAATTAAACTGACATATCGGTACTGAAAAAAAACGGGATGTTGCACTGAATCAAATGAAATGGCCCCAAACTATCATTTTAGTGGGAGCTGTGTCTCCTATTTGTCTTGTggtgattttgttttgaaaaccaTGTTGACTCATGTGTCAAGTTTTTGATGAGAgattatttgtgttttgcatgATTTTTCCATCATCATCTCAAAATGCAGAaccaacatgaacacacaaacatcaaattTTTACTAAAGAAACACTGTCATGGTCAGTGGAAATTACACGTATAAATTGGTCAGTATATTGCAAATTAAACgattaaatgtacagtaatattCTTAAGCATACATTGAGTTTTCCATGTAacattttctatatatatattaatgtctTTTGTAGATTTATATTAATGTTATAATAAACAATATGTTTGTAGTTGACATAATAGATGCATAATAGGCCTAAATACAGCATGGTAGAAAACAGTATAATTTGTACATTAAGAGATAACACCTTGTGTTGGAGCATAGACCTTCTGTTGTTTAGCCTGTTAAAGAGGTTTCAGAAGTTTTATATTAGTCTACAGCAAAGAGACCAGAGCCAGAAAATGGTCAATCCCATGAAAGATTCTTCTTCATTACATTATAAATAGCTACGTAGTTACGTTACTGTGAACTAAAAAGTCTGTGTAGCTGTAGACACAGTTTTAGACAAAGACCATCCACACCTGAAACATATTAACTAACTAGACAAATTACACTTGTAGGTAATGAAGACAGTTACTGACTAGCAAACAAACATGTCAACCAAGATATAATGAAAACGGCCTACCGTATTTCTCACATTTCAACTTAATTATAAGGgctaaaacaacagaaagtgTGCATCCGTTATTCCCCCGTGCACTGGTCAAAGCCTCTCAGCAGCGGTCAAGGGCTATTTTGGGACATGCAGCATCATGGCCAATTTGCTTAATCTTTGCTCACACATAATCAGCATATCAACATAAGGTaacaaacaaaggaaacagagaaactGCACCAGAGCTGTCTGCAAATCTGTAGTTTTATCAatatgagattaaaaaaattgttggCATGATGTTTTCCTGGAGGAGTGGGactattttatttgttcaaCTGATGTATTTGCATCATCGCTTATGCGTCTGGTAGGAAATCTCACTAAAAATTAGGAAAACAAATTTTCCAAAAGTCCTCTGTGCCTTCTCGGCCGAATGTTTCTCTAGTGTCATTTGCACTAAAAGACATAGTGagaaagtaaatgaatgaatgattgaaGGGTTGAATAAGTACAGCGAAGGCTTAGTGAGCACCAGAATGAGTAAGTAAATGAAGAAGGGGGTTGATGAGACTTCATTAAGGTATATGAAATCTGCAGGTCCAATGATATCAGTAAATCTTTAACGCTCCAAACATACCACAGGTGGCTCGGACTGTTTCTAATTTGCAAGCAGCCTGCATAATCAGATTTGAGAAGTCTTGGCCTAATAGGGATTAGGTTAAAGATTTTGTGTACTTGCTGACAGCATGAGGCAGAATAAGGTCTTTAAGAGAGCACTTTTACCTCACAGTAGgtatttcaaatccactgtcaGATTTCAGGACAAACAATGTgtcaatatgtgtgtttgttgagtTTATTGCTGCATGTAATTAGCGAGAAATATAATCATAATGTTCGATTCTCTGCAGTGCTGTATCCAAACTTGGATGGCTAACACAGAACATCCAAAACGTTTGTACAGTGCAATAGACTAAGATTAGAATTTTGGTCTTCTAGCAGTGACTAATGATCTAATTGCACCAGGGGCTGAGAGCGGGGTCACTGTACAGCTGTTACCAGACAATGTTCCAGTTCCCAACTGCCCCTGACTGAGTAAACGCCTCTAATACCTCCCACTAGCACGCACAGTATCCTGGAAGATGGATGCTGGCCGATGGGGGGATTGAAGGAAGGGCCTGTGTGGGTCATACAGGGTCCTAGTGAGGAAATGTTCCATTGCATTATTTATTCAAAGTGTGAGTTGgcataaaataaaagctttgttAATACTTTTGCTACTAGTTTTGGTAAACTGgtgaaaaataacatgaattTGGCACAGTATTTGACCTCTATTAttacctgtatatatatttatgtagtGTAATTAAGAGCATAGTACATTTTTTGCTCCGTTAAATAATTCAAACCATTTACAGTGATAACCTTCAATCACTAGGCGGTAATGTCACACGCTGATCTGTTTGGATTAGCAAGATCCAAATTAGCGAGTCAGTCAGCGCAACATAAATGCAGTATAAGATCAACAGTGTGCCATCATCATGGCCTAGATACTGTTGCTCAAAGGTCACAGGTTTGATCTGTGCCAAAGCCAGTCCAACCAAAGGCTCCCTGAACAAGACAGAAGCTCTTTCACTGACTGataattacaataaataatTCAATGATGTTACAATATACATAAACtaatatttttacacattataCTTGCAAATGACTTACTTTAGggataaaaatgtcaacagtcCCAAACAAGTACTGACACTATCATTGCTCCTCCGGCAGAAACctaaatcagtgtttttcactCCTTTTGGCTTGAGACCCctttacaatgaaaaaatatgtgCTTGTGACTTATTGTCACCATTTTGGTTATGACCTGGCCCGccaaaatattatttctttCCCTCCTGTTTTATTTGCCTAACTTTTAGAGTTTTGAGGAGGATAATTCATCTGGAAAaatcagcaacaaaaaaacaaagatcagaggaatgtctgaaaaaaatatgaattttttatGACATCAATGCTTTTTAGGTTTCCCTAACCTGTTAATCGTTGCTGAATGCTAATTGCGATCCGTCAGAtgtatcttgtgaccctttgggaGATCCAAACCCCCATGTTGGGAATCATGGACCTAAGTGGCCTTGATAGAATAGTTGTGGCTGTGACAATAAAATCgttattttggtttcattatttttcattattattttctcgattaatttGTGGGTCtataatcagaaaattaatttgtttttttaatagttcCATCACAATTTCATAAGTTAagtcttcagattgcttgttttgtctgaacaacagtccaaaGAATTTGAGAGGCTGAGATCAGTgaaattttttgtatttgtgcttaaaaattactgaaaccataaatcatttatcaaaacagttgccgattaattttctgtcaatcaactaatcattgaAATCgaccaatcatttcagctctacagcTGAGAGTGCGTGGGAAAGAATTGCCATaccataaaaccaaataaaCCCATCTGAGAACTGGGAATCAGTgcatgttttggcatttttggccttaaaaatcagttaaacgattaatatattatttaaattgttggcatttaattttcagtcacTCAATTTGGAGATTAACCAACAAATCGTTTAAGTTCTGGACGTGGAGACaccaaatgtatttatttgtgaaattgaAAGGTTTCCAGAAACAGCCCATTGTTGACCCCAAGCAGAGACGCAAGAGGCACTTTGGCGCTATCTAACGATAGGTAGCGATATTGCCCAAAAAAGGGCTTTGTTTTGGTTGCAGGAGGAACAATCTTTGTGCAGAGCTAGATAAAACATGAAGTTATATCCAGGTGTTAAAAAATTGTGTCCCCTTGCCTGATTACAGCGCTGACTGGTGAACTCTTACTGCTCTGCCCGACCGCTGCCGGAGGAATCTTGAGTTCCGTCTCGATTAACTCCCCTTGAACTCATCCTGAATCAACTAGCCAGGTCTGCTACACAGCGGCGGGTCAGTGTGTGCAGTCCCGGTCCGCCTGGTAGACACCTCCGCCGCTTTCGCTTCAGTGGCGTGGTCTTTGTCGTCTTGTCTTTTCCCCACTCGCTCCCAGTTTTTGGATTCCATCAGATCAGTCAACATGGgcaaaaaggaggaagaggagattaTCAGAATTGCGaagaaaatggataaaatggCGCAGAAGAAAAACGGGGTGAGACGTCTGAGAAGAATGAATGTTTACCTGGTCAGCCGATGTGAGGCTAACGTCGCCGCTAATGGGCTGTGATGCGGTTAGCTGCCGACTGTCTAGCTAATTGACCCTCTAGTCAGTTCTGCACCAGTGCGTCATTTCACCAGAGTATTTTTCCAACCGTTAACTACACCGTTACTTCACTCAATAAGCGCCACAGGCAGCATACCTGTAATTATCGCTAAGGCTAGCCGCAAACAGCTAGCCTCCAAGTCTGTTTATGGTAACGGCAACTCTGTGTTGCTAGCAGTTAGCAACATAGCAGCCCAGTAATCCTCGCTAGCTTCGTTGGATGCGATCATTTTAAGATAACAGAAATGAAGAAGGTAGATATCacactttaaagtaaaattattctGTTTCCCGTAGGTTTAAGCTGGGTTTTGGATTTTGCAGGCAGCTAAGTGGCTAGAACGTGAACTGTACCACAAGTAAACTAATGTAATAACGTTAATGGCGCTGCAGCTAACGATTATGTTcgttatcaattaatctaccgattattttctcgattgtTTGGTCTTTGAAATGTCAGAACATAGTGAAAAGTGGCTTTTACAGTTTCATAGAGCCCCAGCTGACATATTTAAATGCCTTATTATGGccgaccaacagcccaaaagtTAAAGTTATGCAGTTCAATATAATTTAAGACAAGGAAAATcagcaaataatcacatttgaaaacgtaaaaaaaaattttttttttcaatttaggCTTGAAAATGACTTAAGTCTT encodes:
- the LOC120799210 gene encoding oxygen-regulated protein 1, producing MSNTPIQDPVAQGLSSGSGQTLPSQPLQPISDPSASKRVCFYKSGDYKFSGHRMVINARTFKTFDALLDALSKKVPLPFGVRTITTPRGTHLVKGLDDLNDGGSYVCSDQKRVKPLNLDEVNRRQVPWNTTRPLSAGRRRRQGLQFGQFSRRTEVTNRPAKVTTRVAVRTPKRLVVIKNRDPTVKRTIVLQRRTAPTFDALLDYLSQILQFPVLKLYSTDGRRVDGLATLILCSGVVVAAGTEPFRLANYSSHRTSQMSQAMYMETVEPSMLQPRDQNNKSFSSGRGSRNFSLSSERYIVNQINSSRNGSMNSQLQSHNGSYEAEVIQHHTSTDKRGTGRVDNEDHTCILPQDDDIEKSFRVNQDGSMTVEMKVRLTLKEEEMLHWTTTLSRSSLSKRTVCASISESGNSSPDSNNAVAKDSSSISVDETKEENHPTGTGKGIGFNDEQVYKGYTSTALGKAKTSFKRTSTPGPRHVKKKSSVESVKMVTESGVQESTLGHYSYMERMADGETTEGYCVVRHSSSSNRPIPKPRKTASAGASNKGSHSSLKSSGVAEVLQIQNNGMEVTETVMHIYESEGCYDNYFANEEYSADGVPLHGSALAPDSKPSTESGPRSSSNDSDFSWQPPTADSLQRQKEEMLSLSSEPISPTHMITNSLSSVTKIDAHTATNSQTEETVKNDKSVKNKKMIKPASNHKGSISTSSSDKKLKESIISPPKNSKYSSTDKLSSNTSVGKKQSLSSSESVKSAQKSKGAETKAEKPQSKKSIKDEKTPREDSALLLSTENTKRTPPKRQTMKHGVAAKDIGPNVNSPTGRPQMKKNMPVILQPKKSLLPGKKTVSKPKSMTENRISSSKKSLQLSESVSMPSLNPTPSEIHQYVENWLETVSQDQVPYTEDNPDKSELPSQVVFQIGGGSESDEKSECQTNSDENVPLSGDAVKKSASCLSVPHYHERPETSLLYNEQKTRGLCVSMPSVRVDPVQQENKLRAHKSAEVIGPTASESTSSTSNILSPKAQIKPVLQKLCSSIQCIRRASDTNTTSNLEKSNSLPDFSTQVASVFGSSCKAFLSFLSVMTLRDSLTDSAPGDDNQSRSDSEAMLIMESLQKISAMENEEEQRASLTDLRSSASSNFRERWKDFQILRERLESEPLSPKVSETEFALDVVSEGGDVFEDQHLGIDELMEELNMPPDLRAEISSTIQQARGFYPVDESTFIETEKNQSDTEEDVEKFIDECNDEIKKSTDHETSYIVEDITEKYQDNDDGDIDDLNKMKPVYPEHAKMMRESEQEPDEINDDGNDLENTGEEREAETKEEAAKEDDEGQDEWEAEKGSDKESVEKVEEGTGEEMTADEEEEWEKLEEREKEVVEETEKGIMDEETREDDNVEEMDEIEGVEETEEEEKGKDEFEEEADEEGGDEQKEAEETEEEADKVVEETDENTDEQEKEEREETAEEVVTENDVDEEVEEEEEELENITDELEEKEVDVVTDKDVEEEAEEIIEETDEEDEAENINEEVDEEEQEEEEEMDVVIEESNEEEDRMEVISEENDDEEEEDGDAEVKNTEKSLARVITDEEEEEDEEEETDKDTEEEEKYDERSRKELEKIQNSMEEESVEAKEVEELEIEENMEAGQTLAEEEREDDEENELNEGLDQVEKQESKDEVEEGNITEDVDSFDDDKDFRKLPEEASYLKQHSGSREETNSEHNTESPTKYSPEGQCENDKCDGTDTVHELETDEGGELHEERRISLQHPVEISQELLDFVNFALQSSSLIFTYDDLGNIRIEPDSARVVQTKQTVIPRSRKDSSYGLKCLPSPSTSDLSDYRPETSESGGYKTQESLDIVTESGEEASERPFPVYRHKTDIPKPKLSLASDSEVLQSPGLKSAESFSSYDSGTKVSREDLSYYSAASSLKADADAAPEAAQCISFTSEKDKTDGVLIDQGRWLLKENHLIRKSPPISLGMYSNVESTSIDTGQENNSEDSPLHYKTQPNPLVALSSSELEEMAKPQTPKCIYYNMPHGSDSDPFLDNSSIQSGKKDTSSVKGRGFRVSPTIDTSKTWSKKNGSLSSFASVEFKMPDGKVHPEGESTAVTQARRTSSGGGSVLQSQDSLDTLHVRCGKYCPIL